A single Sphingomonas sp. IW22 DNA region contains:
- a CDS encoding DUF2190 family protein, with translation MRYPVASAAGNGVLIGPGLFGVAPVDSPEGMVGPLAVTGVFDLPKAAGEIAPGAKLFWDNANRRLTTTASGNPYVGAATIGAAVDAATVQIRLNGATI, from the coding sequence GTGAGGTATCCCGTCGCGAGCGCTGCGGGCAACGGCGTGCTAATAGGACCCGGCCTGTTCGGGGTCGCACCGGTCGACAGCCCGGAGGGCATGGTCGGCCCCCTCGCGGTCACTGGCGTTTTCGACCTGCCCAAGGCAGCAGGGGAAATCGCGCCTGGTGCAAAGCTGTTTTGGGACAACGCGAACCGCCGGTTGACCACGACCGCGAGCGGCAACCCTTACGTCGGTGCGGCCACGATCGGCGCGGCGGTTGACGCGGCTACGGTTCAAATCCGGCTGAACGGGGCAACTATCTAA
- a CDS encoding Rha family transcriptional regulator, whose product MQVRRQQPHHGESDDGSAPRHRSCHDCSGCTDVNDPSPIIDSRQLADRAGLRHHNILKAIDLVLKQCPAAAAHFRFNQHPVTAGLGGTRYVRHASIDREGFMLLAMGFPTSQRELALTIACEIAIPPVGAIEPTDAKPSGEAVRS is encoded by the coding sequence GTGCAGGTCCGCCGCCAGCAGCCGCATCATGGAGAATCAGATGACGGCAGCGCTCCAAGACACCGCAGTTGTCACGATTGTAGCGGCTGCACCGACGTGAACGATCCTTCGCCGATCATCGACAGCCGCCAGCTCGCCGATCGCGCGGGCTTGCGGCATCACAATATACTGAAGGCAATCGACCTGGTGCTGAAGCAGTGCCCGGCCGCCGCCGCGCACTTTCGGTTCAATCAGCATCCCGTGACAGCAGGGCTGGGTGGCACGCGCTATGTGCGGCATGCCTCGATCGATCGCGAAGGCTTCATGCTGCTGGCGATGGGGTTTCCGACGTCTCAGCGGGAGCTGGCGCTCACAATCGCTTGCGAGATCGCTATACCGCCAGTCGGTGCCATTGAGCCAACCGACGCTAAACCATCTGGCGAAGCTGTCCGGTCTTAA
- a CDS encoding DUF433 domain-containing protein, which translates to MSDAFGIGIYTAPEAARMIGMRPNTLRRWLTGYKHDDKREAALWSPQYEPSEDDGLLLGFRDLIEARIVAALRAKKIGLPTIRVCMERAREIIGQDRPFSTRSFKTDGKKIFLEITRGLDEPQLIDLKHRQGVFSRVVAPSLDDLDFGDQAAERWWLLHGRKSIVADPARAFGQPIIADHGITTARVAEAVEAEGSVESVAKLYEIKPALIRDALRYEHELELRKAA; encoded by the coding sequence ATGAGCGACGCGTTCGGTATCGGCATCTACACGGCACCGGAAGCCGCGCGCATGATCGGCATGCGGCCGAATACCCTGCGTCGTTGGCTTACGGGCTATAAGCATGACGATAAGCGCGAGGCCGCGCTTTGGTCGCCTCAGTATGAGCCGAGCGAAGACGACGGATTGTTGCTTGGGTTCAGAGATTTGATCGAGGCGCGGATCGTCGCTGCGTTGCGCGCGAAGAAGATCGGCCTGCCGACCATTCGCGTGTGCATGGAGCGAGCGCGGGAGATTATTGGTCAAGATCGGCCGTTTTCGACCCGTAGCTTCAAAACCGATGGCAAGAAGATTTTTCTGGAGATCACGCGCGGACTGGATGAGCCGCAACTGATCGACCTCAAGCATCGGCAAGGCGTTTTCAGCAGGGTCGTCGCGCCCAGCTTGGACGATCTGGATTTTGGAGACCAGGCTGCCGAGCGCTGGTGGCTCCTCCATGGACGCAAATCAATCGTTGCTGATCCAGCGCGGGCTTTCGGGCAGCCCATAATCGCGGATCACGGCATAACCACCGCCCGCGTGGCCGAAGCCGTGGAAGCCGAAGGTTCCGTTGAATCGGTTGCCAAGTTGTATGAGATCAAGCCCGCGCTGATCCGCGATGCCCTGCGTTATGAGCACGAACTGGAGCTTCGCAAGGCGGCGTGA